From Humibacter ginsenosidimutans, a single genomic window includes:
- a CDS encoding alkylhydroperoxidase domain protein, which yields MSDSTATGEQVVRHDFDVPNVFTQAQLGWEAWLEPLPIDELTERHYDGLVDKGRANSPYFRLLVRDPDILGARTRTDNDIFYNEKGGLPRAQRELSAAAASRTNGCLFCASVHSRFASQKSKRPDDVQRLLDAGTSAPQSDPQWRATIDASVALTKTPGEFGAEHVRQLREAGLDDLAIADVIHGAAFFNWANRLMLSLGEPTPPATPAG from the coding sequence ATGAGCGACAGCACTGCAACGGGCGAGCAGGTCGTTCGGCACGACTTCGACGTGCCGAACGTGTTCACGCAGGCGCAGCTCGGCTGGGAGGCGTGGCTCGAGCCCCTGCCGATCGACGAGCTGACCGAGCGGCACTACGACGGCCTCGTCGACAAGGGCCGCGCGAACAGTCCATACTTCAGGCTGCTTGTGCGCGATCCCGACATCCTCGGCGCCCGCACTCGCACCGACAACGACATCTTCTACAACGAGAAGGGCGGGCTCCCGAGAGCGCAGCGCGAACTGTCGGCCGCCGCGGCATCCCGTACGAACGGATGCCTGTTCTGCGCCTCCGTGCACTCCCGGTTCGCCTCGCAGAAGTCGAAGCGTCCCGACGACGTGCAGCGCCTGCTGGATGCCGGCACCTCGGCCCCGCAGTCCGACCCGCAGTGGCGCGCGACGATCGACGCTTCCGTGGCGCTGACGAAGACCCCTGGCGAGTTCGGCGCCGAGCACGTGCGGCAGCTGCGCGAGGCGGGACTCGACGACCTGGCGATCGCCGATGTCATCCACGGCGCGGCGTTCTTCAACTGGGCGAACCGTCTCATGCTCTCGCTCGGCGAGCCGACCCCACCCGCAACGCCCGCTGGTTGA
- a CDS encoding CMD domain protein gives MSTDVIDRLVGIDEGDPVFALRVQRPDAKRNAQASYDALFASDALEHVGRPERLAIAYWAVALAQSVVAPHYRDLLAAESPQTLAALDAALPGAVTTGPYGDYPDGPLSVENQQGLHWQAPPELVAAVGVRLAAALEHTHLLTYRPRDASADALQALLDAGWDTTGIVTLSQLVSFLNFQLRVVAGLTVLKGELR, from the coding sequence ATGAGCACCGATGTGATCGACCGACTGGTCGGCATAGACGAGGGCGACCCCGTCTTCGCGCTGCGCGTGCAGCGTCCCGACGCGAAGCGCAACGCCCAGGCGAGCTACGACGCGCTGTTCGCCTCAGACGCGCTGGAGCACGTGGGCCGGCCGGAGCGGCTGGCCATCGCCTACTGGGCGGTCGCGCTCGCGCAGAGCGTTGTCGCTCCCCATTACCGCGACCTGCTTGCGGCCGAGTCCCCGCAGACACTGGCCGCGCTCGACGCCGCGCTTCCCGGCGCCGTCACCACGGGTCCGTATGGCGACTACCCCGATGGCCCGCTGTCGGTGGAGAACCAGCAGGGGTTGCACTGGCAGGCGCCGCCCGAGCTGGTCGCGGCAGTGGGCGTCCGCCTCGCCGCGGCTCTCGAGCACACCCACCTGCTCACGTATCGGCCGCGCGACGCCTCCGCCGATGCGCTGCAGGCACTGCTGGATGCCGGCTGGGACACGACGGGAATCGTCACGCTCTCGCAGCTGGTGTCGTTCCTGAACTTCCAGCTCCGCGTGGTCGCGGGGCTCACCGTCTTGAAGGGAGAACTGCGATGA
- a CDS encoding putative FMN-dependent luciferase-like monooxygenase, which translates to MTGPRLGYFTRLLDDVEPVERYRNAIAQFVRAEQLGYDTAWVAQHHFHRDEGGLPSPFVLLAQAAAKTSRIVLATGIVTLPLEEPLRVAEDAAVLWLLSDGRLELGIGSGGTSSSFPPFGHDPADRPAIYAEHKATLLRALSGEVLTSDGGALYPPAPQLADSLWEATFSASGAARIGGAGNGLMLSRTQPRNEYTGRGSAADQVAIVDAYTEALPAGVEPRVMASRSVLVVDDEEDAVRWRAQGIARSLPTLRAQGVVIPDGAGDAELAAFLDLHIGTAEQVLETLQGDPILPIASDIVFQPHPVDPPHAVVLRSLELIAERLAPELGWVPKATAPVG; encoded by the coding sequence ATGACAGGACCCCGACTCGGCTACTTCACGCGGCTGCTCGACGACGTCGAACCGGTCGAGCGCTACCGCAACGCCATCGCGCAGTTCGTGCGTGCAGAGCAGCTCGGCTACGACACGGCGTGGGTCGCCCAGCACCACTTCCACCGTGACGAGGGCGGTCTGCCGTCGCCGTTCGTGCTGCTCGCGCAGGCCGCGGCGAAGACGTCGCGCATCGTGCTCGCCACCGGCATCGTGACCCTGCCGCTCGAGGAGCCGCTGCGCGTGGCCGAGGATGCCGCGGTGCTCTGGCTGCTCTCCGACGGCCGGCTCGAACTGGGCATCGGTTCCGGCGGCACCTCGTCGTCGTTCCCGCCGTTCGGACACGACCCCGCCGACCGCCCGGCCATCTACGCCGAGCACAAGGCGACCCTGCTGCGTGCCTTGAGCGGCGAGGTGCTCACCTCCGACGGCGGGGCGCTCTACCCGCCGGCGCCGCAGCTGGCCGACAGCCTGTGGGAGGCGACGTTCTCGGCATCGGGAGCCGCGCGCATCGGGGGCGCCGGCAACGGACTCATGCTCTCCCGCACACAACCGCGCAACGAGTACACGGGCCGAGGTTCCGCCGCCGACCAGGTGGCGATCGTCGACGCGTACACCGAGGCGTTGCCGGCCGGAGTCGAGCCGCGAGTGATGGCATCCCGTTCCGTGCTCGTCGTCGACGACGAAGAGGATGCCGTGCGCTGGCGGGCGCAGGGCATCGCGCGCTCGCTGCCCACCCTGAGGGCGCAGGGCGTCGTCATTCCCGACGGGGCCGGCGACGCCGAGCTCGCCGCCTTTCTCGACCTGCACATCGGCACGGCGGAGCAGGTGCTGGAGACACTGCAGGGCGACCCGATCCTGCCGATCGCGAGCGACATCGTCTTTCAGCCGCACCCCGTCGACCCACCGCACGCGGTGGTGCTGCGCTCGCTGGAGCTCATCGCCGAGCGCCTCGCGCCCGAGCTCGGGTGGGTGCCGAAGGCCACTGCTCCCGTGGGCTGA
- a CDS encoding ABC transporter ATP-binding protein has translation MTDLLRLDDVNVYYGPFHALRGNTLTVGYGEIVSLLGGNASGKSTTMKTILGLTSVKSGSVHFGGRDITKASTRQRVKSGIASVPEARRVFPQLTVDENLLTGAYTRSDRAGIHEDLERMRTHFPRLAERRRQEAGTLSGGEQQMLAFARALMSRPKLICMDEPTMGLSPKLVDQVLDEIVRINTELGVAVLFVEQQAELALSIASRGYVLATGAIVLQGSARELLDNPEIQEAYLGKGNQS, from the coding sequence ATGACAGATCTGCTCCGGCTCGACGACGTCAACGTCTACTACGGCCCGTTCCACGCCCTGCGCGGCAACACGCTCACCGTCGGCTACGGCGAGATCGTCTCGCTGCTCGGTGGCAACGCGAGCGGCAAGTCCACGACGATGAAGACCATCCTCGGGCTCACCTCCGTGAAGTCCGGCTCCGTGCACTTCGGCGGGCGCGACATCACGAAGGCGTCGACCAGGCAGCGCGTCAAGTCAGGCATCGCGTCGGTGCCCGAGGCGCGGCGGGTGTTCCCGCAGCTGACGGTGGACGAGAACCTGCTCACCGGGGCGTACACGCGAAGCGATCGGGCGGGCATCCACGAAGACCTCGAAAGGATGCGCACCCACTTTCCGCGCCTCGCCGAACGTCGCCGCCAAGAGGCCGGCACCCTCTCAGGTGGAGAGCAGCAGATGCTCGCGTTCGCCAGGGCGCTGATGAGCCGTCCGAAGCTCATCTGCATGGACGAGCCCACCATGGGCCTCTCGCCCAAGCTCGTGGACCAGGTGCTCGACGAGATCGTGCGCATCAACACCGAGCTCGGCGTGGCCGTGCTCTTCGTCGAGCAGCAGGCGGAGCTTGCGCTCTCTATCGCATCCCGCGGCTACGTGCTCGCCACCGGCGCCATCGTGCTGCAGGGCAGCGCGCGCGAGCTGCTCGACAACCCCGAGATCCAAGAGGCCTACCTCGGAAAGGGAAATCAGTCATGA
- a CDS encoding ABC transporter ATP-binding protein, with translation MSDALLEVTGLERHFEGLKAVDGISFTVAPHEVVSIIGPNGSGKTTTLNLVTGTIRANGGTIMLDGRNIGHADTARIAEDGIARTFQNGRVFPTLSVADNIEVGIHSTLHASRPFRGLSHLFLLRWIPLLAELFIAIFGSPGARRERKVIDATIAEEIERFEARLGPRRDDPAYTLSYANRRRTEIARALALKPKLLVLDEPTAGMNQSETAEVLQQLLDLKADGQAILLVEHKLDLVMTVSDRVIVMDGGRIIAEGGPDAVRRDPAVIEAYLGRRRGLGGEDLT, from the coding sequence ATGAGCGACGCACTGCTTGAGGTGACCGGCCTCGAGCGCCACTTCGAGGGCCTCAAGGCCGTCGACGGCATCTCGTTCACCGTGGCGCCGCACGAGGTGGTGTCGATCATCGGGCCGAACGGCTCGGGAAAGACGACCACGCTCAACCTCGTGACGGGGACCATCAGGGCCAACGGGGGCACGATCATGCTCGACGGCAGGAACATCGGGCACGCCGACACCGCCCGTATCGCGGAGGACGGCATCGCGCGAACGTTCCAGAACGGTCGCGTCTTTCCGACGCTCTCGGTGGCGGACAACATCGAGGTGGGCATCCACTCGACGTTGCACGCCAGCAGGCCGTTCCGGGGGCTGTCGCATCTCTTTCTGCTGCGCTGGATTCCGCTGCTCGCCGAGCTGTTCATCGCGATCTTCGGCTCACCGGGAGCACGACGGGAGCGCAAGGTCATCGACGCGACCATCGCGGAGGAGATCGAGCGATTCGAGGCGCGGTTGGGACCGCGGCGTGACGACCCGGCGTACACGCTCAGCTACGCCAACCGGCGGCGCACCGAGATCGCCCGCGCGCTCGCGTTGAAGCCCAAGCTGCTCGTGCTCGACGAGCCGACGGCCGGAATGAACCAGTCGGAGACCGCCGAGGTGCTGCAGCAGCTGCTCGACCTCAAGGCCGACGGGCAGGCCATCCTGCTCGTCGAGCACAAGCTCGACCTCGTGATGACGGTCTCGGACCGCGTCATCGTGATGGATGGCGGCCGCATCATCGCCGAGGGCGGACCCGATGCCGTGCGTCGCGACCCCGCCGTCATCGAGGCGTACCTGGGGCGGCGGCGCGGGCTCGGCGGGGAGGACCTGACATGA
- a CDS encoding ABC transporter permease, with protein sequence MLDTLIAGVLRGNVYALGAVGISLVFGVMNVVNFAQFSFFGLGAMLTWFFVVQLGLTFWVALPLVLAVCAVIGLLTNVAVVRPLAKYLPLAAMLSTYAVSLILDNTSQMVFGANSRVFPQVLQTSNLHIGNMRFGTADVVMLGITAVLMVVMSLFLKYGKVGRGIRATAQDQEAALQMGIPVGAVQNLSFVIASALGGLAGIFMALYVGVADPTSGLNAGMTAFVAATLGGLGSLVGAVIGGFVLGILESFGVYIFGGSADQIIVFVILIAVLIIRPGGLLGKVPLISSEPLTGTFLGKGRPFRIPKWVWPSAFVVGGIVVPLVSNDYILSTGTQVLVYAIIAAGFTVTAGQAGVMALGQAGPIAIGAYTSALITLYLHVSFWLALPIAGIVAAIVASILSAPIWGVKGHYISIATLGIGIVIVAIIQLVVPMGIQGIPWPQIGDTVLFSARDFYFIDFGVLVLTLLVMWRIRRSHLGRVISSVGADEVAALASGVRVRDYKALAFAISAFFAGLGGSLLAHQYTYIDTTIFTMMMSLLVVTIVILGGVNLPYGAVVGAIILIGGLEALRFTDELRIIVYGLVLILAVRFRPGGILVRNS encoded by the coding sequence ATGCTTGACACGCTCATCGCCGGCGTGCTCCGAGGGAACGTCTACGCCCTCGGAGCCGTCGGCATCTCCCTGGTCTTCGGCGTCATGAACGTCGTCAACTTCGCCCAGTTCTCGTTCTTCGGACTCGGGGCCATGCTCACCTGGTTCTTCGTGGTGCAGCTGGGGCTCACCTTCTGGGTGGCGCTGCCGCTCGTGCTCGCCGTATGCGCCGTGATCGGCCTGCTGACCAACGTGGCTGTGGTTCGTCCGCTCGCGAAGTACCTTCCGCTGGCGGCGATGCTCTCCACCTACGCGGTCTCGCTCATTCTCGACAACACGTCGCAGATGGTGTTCGGCGCGAACTCTCGGGTGTTTCCGCAGGTGCTGCAGACATCCAATCTGCACATCGGCAACATGCGCTTCGGCACCGCCGACGTCGTGATGCTCGGCATCACGGCCGTGCTCATGGTGGTGATGTCGCTGTTCCTCAAGTACGGCAAAGTGGGGCGCGGCATCCGTGCAACGGCGCAGGACCAGGAGGCCGCGCTGCAGATGGGCATCCCGGTGGGCGCGGTGCAGAACCTGTCGTTCGTGATCGCCTCGGCGCTGGGCGGTCTCGCCGGCATCTTCATGGCCTTGTATGTCGGCGTCGCCGATCCGACCTCCGGCCTCAACGCGGGCATGACGGCATTCGTCGCGGCCACGCTCGGCGGTCTCGGCTCACTGGTCGGCGCGGTGATCGGCGGGTTCGTGCTCGGCATCCTCGAGTCGTTCGGCGTCTACATCTTCGGCGGCAGCGCCGACCAGATCATCGTCTTCGTCATCCTGATCGCCGTGCTGATCATCCGGCCGGGCGGGCTGCTCGGCAAGGTGCCGCTCATCTCCAGCGAGCCCCTCACCGGCACGTTTCTCGGCAAGGGGCGGCCGTTCCGCATTCCGAAGTGGGTGTGGCCGAGCGCCTTCGTGGTCGGCGGCATCGTCGTGCCGCTGGTGTCGAACGACTACATCCTCAGCACGGGCACGCAGGTGCTCGTGTACGCGATCATCGCCGCCGGCTTCACGGTCACGGCCGGTCAGGCCGGCGTCATGGCGCTCGGCCAGGCCGGCCCGATCGCGATCGGCGCCTACACGTCGGCACTCATCACGCTCTACCTGCACGTCTCGTTCTGGTTGGCGCTGCCGATCGCGGGCATCGTCGCCGCGATCGTGGCGTCCATCCTCTCCGCACCGATCTGGGGCGTGAAGGGGCACTACATCTCCATCGCGACGCTCGGCATCGGCATCGTGATCGTGGCGATCATCCAGCTCGTCGTCCCGATGGGCATCCAGGGCATCCCGTGGCCGCAGATCGGCGACACCGTGCTGTTCTCCGCCCGCGACTTCTATTTCATCGACTTCGGCGTGCTCGTGCTGACGCTCCTGGTGATGTGGCGCATCCGCAGGTCGCATCTCGGCAGGGTGATCTCGTCGGTCGGCGCCGACGAGGTGGCCGCGCTGGCATCCGGGGTACGGGTGCGCGACTACAAGGCCCTCGCGTTCGCGATCTCCGCGTTCTTCGCTGGGTTGGGCGGCTCCCTGCTGGCGCATCAGTACACGTACATCGACACCACCATCTTCACGATGATGATGTCGCTGCTCGTGGTGACCATCGTCATCCTCGGCGGCGTGAACCTGCCGTACGGCGCGGTGGTGGGCGCGATCATCCTGATCGGCGGGCTCGAGGCGCTGCGCTTCACCGACGAGCTGCGCATCATCGTCTACGGCCTGGTGCTCATCCTCGCTGTGCGGTTCAGGCCCGGCGGCATCCTGGTGAGGAACTCATGA
- a CDS encoding ABC transporter substrate-binding protein has translation MKKVLKRAAVVSVAGLMAMGLAACSGEAAASNTSGKPSTVYFGVSAAETGQYAQYGQQFKEAFDLAVDQVNAKGGINGHPVALKYEDSQSDPKQSVPVAQKFVGDSSVILVFGDYSSAASIPASPIYTAGKLLQYGFNNSNPDFTAKGTKYQWSTSITTSATYKWTADYIKKQGVKSVGVTYLNTSDWGIPAYQAFEDEAKKIGLKITDAEGVLDTSDDYKPSLIKAVKGNPQAFVHIGYGPDSAKIVTQLRSIGYNGTFYGGQDEESFDGTSAATGSIIGSEFVETSTDPEVKSFVAAFKKKYPSETDVTSFEAGAYDALNVAVAAAKKGGITREGILKGFGEIKDVPSVVYGKITFDPSTRRVASPHLTPTILKDGKWVVYNG, from the coding sequence ATGAAGAAGGTCCTGAAACGCGCCGCCGTCGTCTCCGTCGCGGGACTCATGGCCATGGGCCTCGCGGCGTGCAGCGGTGAGGCGGCGGCCTCGAACACCTCGGGAAAGCCGAGCACCGTCTACTTCGGGGTGTCCGCCGCCGAGACCGGGCAGTACGCGCAGTACGGCCAGCAGTTCAAGGAGGCGTTCGATCTCGCCGTCGACCAGGTGAACGCGAAGGGCGGCATCAACGGGCATCCCGTCGCCCTCAAATACGAGGACTCTCAGTCGGACCCGAAGCAGTCCGTGCCGGTGGCGCAGAAGTTCGTGGGCGACTCGAGCGTCATCCTGGTGTTCGGCGACTACTCGTCGGCGGCGTCCATTCCCGCCTCGCCCATCTACACGGCGGGCAAGTTGCTGCAATACGGCTTCAACAACTCGAACCCCGACTTCACCGCCAAGGGCACCAAGTATCAGTGGTCCACCTCGATCACGACGAGCGCCACCTACAAGTGGACCGCCGACTACATCAAGAAGCAGGGCGTGAAGTCGGTCGGCGTGACGTACCTGAACACCTCGGACTGGGGCATCCCCGCCTACCAGGCGTTCGAGGACGAGGCCAAGAAGATCGGCCTCAAGATCACCGACGCCGAGGGCGTGCTCGACACCTCTGACGACTACAAGCCGTCGCTGATCAAGGCGGTCAAGGGCAACCCGCAGGCATTCGTGCACATCGGATACGGGCCCGACTCGGCGAAGATCGTCACGCAGCTGCGCTCCATCGGCTACAACGGCACGTTCTACGGCGGCCAGGACGAGGAGTCGTTCGACGGCACCTCCGCAGCCACCGGATCGATCATCGGCAGCGAGTTCGTCGAGACGAGCACCGACCCCGAGGTGAAGTCGTTCGTCGCCGCGTTCAAGAAGAAGTACCCCAGCGAGACCGACGTCACGAGCTTCGAGGCCGGCGCCTACGACGCGCTCAACGTGGCGGTGGCCGCGGCCAAGAAGGGCGGCATCACGCGGGAGGGCATCCTCAAGGGCTTCGGTGAGATCAAGGATGTTCCGAGCGTCGTGTACGGAAAGATCACCTTCGATCCCTCCACCCGTCGCGTGGCGTCTCCGCACCTGACCCCGACCATCTTGAAGGACGGGAAGTGGGTCGTCTACAACGGCTGA